From the candidate division WOR-3 bacterium genome, the window ATAGACTAATTGTAGTGGCAGAGTTTACTCTGCAGAATTAATAATTGTAGTGGCAGAGTTTACTCTGCAGAATTAATAATTGTAGTGGCAGAGTTTACTCTGCAATAATCTATGTCGAGCAAGCTCGACCACTACGTAATTGGGTGGTTGGCTTCGGCCAATACAATTAATCCATATTGAAATGTGCCAACACTTCCCACCCTTGATTTTTCAAAAAATTTGTATTTAATTATTCTTATGAAAAACAAAGACAAAATTTATATTACAAGAAATTTACCCAAGCCGGCAATTGACTTATTAAAAAAATATTTTCTAATAGAAATATATAAAAAAGAGCAACCAATTAAAAAGTTTGAATTGAAAAAAGCATTGAGAGATAAAACAGGTCTCATTTCTCTACTTACCGATAATATTGATAAAGAAGTGATAGGTAATGCCCCATTGTTGAAAATCATTGCGAATTATGCTGCAGGTTATAATAATATTGATATTACTGAAGCGACAAAGAAGGGTATAATGGTAACAAACACGCCTGATGTTTTAACCGAAACAACCGCTGACCTCACCTGGGGAATGATACTTGCCGTTGCCCGCCGTATCCCGGAGGCAGAAAAATTTTTAAGAAAAGGCAGATTTAAAGGTTGGGAACCTTTGTTATTTTTAGGTCATGATGTCCATCACAAAACAATTGGAATAATTGGTATGGGCAGAATCGGAAGGGCAGTGGCAAGACGTGCAGCAGGATTTGGAATGAAGATAATTTACTATGATAAATTTAGGCTTCCGACCAAACAAGAAAAAAACCTGTCTCTCAATTATAAACCATTTGAATATATCCTTAAAAATGCCGATTTCATTACAATCCATACACCATTAACCAAGGAAACATATCATATGATTTCTTATCGGGCATTTAATTTAATGAAAAAAACTGCATTCTTAATAAACACCGCACGCGGACCCATCATAGATGAGAAGGAATTAATAAAGGCACTCAAATATAAGAAAATAGCAGGTTGTGCACTTGATGTCTTTGAAAATGAACCAAGGGTATCAAAAGAATTACTAAAGATGGATAATGTTTTACTTCTTCCCCATATCGGCTCGGCAACCCTTGAAACGAGAACAAATATGGCATTAATCTGTGCCAAAAATTTAATCGCTGCCTTGATAGAAAACAAAACACCGCCCAATCTTGTAAATCCAGAAGTTTTGAAGTTCAAAAATTGAAGATACTGATTGCCCCCGCAAGTTTCAAAGGCTCAATTATCTCAAAAGATATATCAAGCGCCATTGTCAGAGGAATAAGAAAGATAAAAAAGAATATTGTAGTTAAAGAATCGCCAATTGCAGACGGTGGAATGGGCACCCTGGACATAATCACAAGACATTTTAAAGGTAAATATATAACCTGTTATGTCACCAATCCGCTTGGGAAAAAAATCAAGACAAAATTCGGTATTATACAGAATAAAAAACTCGCAATAATTGAACTCGCACAAGCAGCGGGTCTACATTTGATTCCAGAACAATTAAAAAATCCGCTGAAGACTACTACCATTGGCGTGGGTGATTTGATTAAAGAGAGCATAAGAATGGGTTCTAAAAAAATTATTATTGGTGTAGGCGACAGCGGAACGATAGACTGCGGAATTGGAGCATTGTCAGTCCTCGGAGTAAAATTTCTTGATAGAAATTCAAAACCAGTAGAGTTAACTTGTTCAGGACTTTTGAAATTAAAAAAAATTGACGCTACTGCAGTAAATTCGTTAAAAAAGTCAGTTGAATTTATAATCCTCGCTGATGTTGCTAATCCCCTCACGGGCAAAAAAGGTGCGATTGTCTATGCACCACAAAAGGGCGCAAAAGATGAAGACCTGCCATTGATTGCACGGGCATTAAAAAATTTTAAAAAAATAATTTTCAATCAATATAAAATAGACCTTGATAGAATTAGGGGCACTGGTGCTGCGGGCGGGATAGCCGGCGGAATGTATGCAATTTTGAATGCAAAAATCGTTTCAGGATTTGATTATTTTGAAAAAATCTTTAATCTGGACAAAAAGGTTAAAAACGCCGATTTGGTCGTCACCGGGGAGGGTAAAATTGATAAGACAACCTTCTCTGGCAAGGCAACCGGCAGAATAATAAACTTATGTAAAAAATATCGCAAACCAGTAATCATAGTCTGCGGCGGTTATGACCGTAATTTAGATTTGAGAAAATATGGAGTAATAAAAATCTACTCACTAATTGAAAGCACAAAAAATAAGAAGAGAGCTATAAATAATGCACACCAATTATTAGAAAGAATCGGTGTGCAGATTGCCAAAACTTCAAGTTCTTTACTTTCTACTTTGCTCTTGACACCGCTATAATTATAATTAAAATCATTACAAGGAGGAACTATGAGATATATAATTTCTGTCATATTCTGTTTGCACCTTATCTTAGGCAGGGAAACTTCCGAAGCCACTATTGGATATTTTATGCCATCGCCCATTGAAAATGCAACAATCATCGGTATGGAAAATGGCTTCTCCTTTGACACAAAAATCGGTGAACCTGTTATCCCACAAAATCTAAGGGCTAAAGATAGCCCAGACTACCCTTACTACCTAATCCAGTTTACAGGCCCAATATATACCGAATGGAAGGAAAAACTACAAACAATTGGTATCAAAATTTATGCATACTGGCCCAATTATGCTTATCTCGTAAAAGCAGACCATGAGCAGTTAAATGCGATAAAATCCCTGCCATATGTTCACTGGATTGGACTATTCCATCCTGCTTATAAGATTAACATAAACCTACTCAATGCTCGTGGCACGGGCATAATCAGTATTCAGTTATATCCCGATGCTGACCTGAACAAGACCCTTGAAGACATTGCAAAAACTGGAGCAAAAATATTGGACTTTTCAGTCAGTGAAATAGGAAAACTTGTCCGGGCTGAGTATGATTTATCCCTTGTTTATAAGATAGCACAAATACCTGAGGTCCTTGCAATCGTTCCCTGGACACCAGATGAATTAATGAACGAGAATTCTCAGTGGGTATGCCAGACAGGCTGGAAATCATCGGTGCCTCCGGACACAATAGGTCGCCGGGTATGGCACAAGGGCATCCGCGGTCAGAATATGATCCTTGGCTTTTCTGATACAGGAATAACAACAACCCATATCGCTTATAGCCACACCGGAATTCCCATATCCGATTCTGGACATTTTGCATCCCATCGTAAGATTGTTGCTTATCTTCTCTTAAGCGGTGCTGCGTTCGGTGATGTAGGTTCAACATACCACGGGAGTCATGTTGGTGGCACGATTGCTGGTGATGACTCAATAAATGGTGGAACAAATGTAAATGACGGGATTGCCTACAAATCCCGATTATTCTTCGTTGATATCGCCAATGCCTCAGGTAGTTTGGTCACACCCACTGACCTCACCCCTCTTTATAATATGTTCTACAACGACCCCCTCTTCCCGATGCGCCAGCATTCAGCATCATGGGGTAGAACCGGAACTGGTTACATTGACCGTGATGCATTCTCTGATGCCTATCACTGGCAGCATAAGGATTTCTTAGATATCTTTGCTGCTGGTAATAATGGTCCCACATATCGCACGATCACACATGCGGCCTATGCTAAGAATGTTGTCGCTGTCGGTGCCCTCCAGAACGGCACATCATCAAATCAAATTGCTTCATTTTCCTCAAGGGGTCCAACCCTTGATTTAAGGGTCAAACCAACGGTTTGCACACCCGGACAGAATATAGTGTCGGTAGATGGAGGAACAACTTCGAATTATAAAACCCTCAGTGGCACAAGCATGGCGACTCCGGCATGTAATGCCTCTGCAGGTTTAATAAGGCAGTATCTCAAGCAGGGCTGGTATCCATCAGGTAGTCCCAATCCAAATGATACCCTTGGCTATATCAGCGCGGCATTGATTCGGGCGATGTTAATCGTCTCCGCGGATCCTAATGTTGGAACTTATATCGTCCCTGATTCCAATATCGGCTTTGGCAGAGTTGATATAGACAGTGTCCTTTATTTTGCTGGTGACACCCGAAGACTTGCATTCTGGGATGATACATCAGGGTTGACCACAGGACAATATAAAGAATATTACATAAATGTCTATGATTCCACTCTCGCTTTAAGATGTGCCCTGGTCTGGACCGATACCGCAGCCGCAGTGGGATCTATTCCAAATATTGTTAATGACCTGAATCTCCAGATGACCAATCCTTATGGAACCTATTATCGTGGTAATCAGATGTCAAATGGTCAATCGGTAACCAATCCAGCCAATTACGATAACCGGAATGTCGAAGAAGTCTGCCGGATAAATACCCCCAGAAGAGGCATCTGGACGATAAGGGTGAGTGCCCAGAACATTCCCTATCCTAAACAACCATACGCCCTGGTGGTGACTGGTGGGATGAACATAGAGGTCGGTATTGAAGAAAAAGCGATGCCCAGATTTGATACAAAAACCACACTTGCAAGAATAATTCCCAACCCAGCATCAAGTAAAGTTATGATTCAATTCCAGATATCTCAAAAAACAGAGATTGCCTTAAAGGTGTTTGATGTATCAGGCAGATTGATGAGCACAATACTTAAAGGACAAAGAGAATCGGGAATCTATGATGTTGAATGGAAGATAGGTGAATCAATTCCATCCGGTGTCTATTTTGTAATGCTTGAGGCTGAGAATACAAAACAGATTGAAAGATTAATCATAGTCCGTTAAATAATAAAAAGGGCAGGTCAATTTTTGACCTGCCCGCACTGAAAAATACTCCTTAAGCATTATAAAGTTCAACCTTTATTTCATCGGTTATGTCCATCATCCCATAAAATTTTGGAAATGGACCTGGATTTACAATAATTGTCCTTCCAATCCTGTCTGTATTGCGCGCCTCGTGTATATGACCACAGATACACAAATCAGGTTGATTCTTTTCAATAAATTCGCGAATGTGCTTACTACCAACATGCATACCCATTAAAGTCTTATCAACCTTTGTATTAAATGGCGGTGCATGACTTACAAATATCTGTTTCCCATCCTGTCTTCTGTAGTTACTTAAAATCCTTTCAATCTCTTCATCTGAATACTCCTGCGGGGTTCGGAAAGGTGTATAACCACTTCCCCCAATACCAAAAAATAACAACCCCTTGAATTCTCTTATCTCTCCATGCAGGTTAATACCTTCATCTTTTAAGAAATCCAGCACTTCATACTGGTCACAATTACCAGGCACTGCAACGACATTAGCATTAATTTCTTTTATTGTATTTAATACAATAGAAGCCTCTTTCTTGCCACCAAAATTTGTAATATCACCAGATATAACAACAAGATCCGCAGAACTCAAAACATCAATAATCTTTTTATCGTAATTGATTCGGCCATGGATATCAGAAATGGCGAGAATCTTCATTTATTTGTATAGTAAAATCGGTGAAGGTTAATTATATCTTTCATAATCGTAGCGCCAATCGCTACGAGTCCAGAAGCTCCTCCGATCAAAGTCAATTCACCCATCAACCTTGTGTGGAAAGTGACACCTTTGTTTGAACCATAAACATAGGACAGTGGGTCATCCTTATTAAGAAATTCTGGTCCAACAGATATCTTGGGTTCTCCATTTTCAATTGATAACTTGCCTATCAGCCTTACTATCTTTCCCTTCTTTACTTTAGCACAGACTACTTTCTCATTCAGGTTCATTATTCCCTGACAGG encodes:
- a CDS encoding D-glycerate dehydrogenase, with amino-acid sequence MKNKDKIYITRNLPKPAIDLLKKYFLIEIYKKEQPIKKFELKKALRDKTGLISLLTDNIDKEVIGNAPLLKIIANYAAGYNNIDITEATKKGIMVTNTPDVLTETTADLTWGMILAVARRIPEAEKFLRKGRFKGWEPLLFLGHDVHHKTIGIIGMGRIGRAVARRAAGFGMKIIYYDKFRLPTKQEKNLSLNYKPFEYILKNADFITIHTPLTKETYHMISYRAFNLMKKTAFLINTARGPIIDEKELIKALKYKKIAGCALDVFENEPRVSKELLKMDNVLLLPHIGSATLETRTNMALICAKNLIAALIENKTPPNLVNPEVLKFKN
- a CDS encoding glycerate kinase, coding for MKILIAPASFKGSIISKDISSAIVRGIRKIKKNIVVKESPIADGGMGTLDIITRHFKGKYITCYVTNPLGKKIKTKFGIIQNKKLAIIELAQAAGLHLIPEQLKNPLKTTTIGVGDLIKESIRMGSKKIIIGVGDSGTIDCGIGALSVLGVKFLDRNSKPVELTCSGLLKLKKIDATAVNSLKKSVEFIILADVANPLTGKKGAIVYAPQKGAKDEDLPLIARALKNFKKIIFNQYKIDLDRIRGTGAAGGIAGGMYAILNAKIVSGFDYFEKIFNLDKKVKNADLVVTGEGKIDKTTFSGKATGRIINLCKKYRKPVIIVCGGYDRNLDLRKYGVIKIYSLIESTKNKKRAINNAHQLLERIGVQIAKTSSSLLSTLLLTPL
- a CDS encoding S8 family serine peptidase encodes the protein MRYIISVIFCLHLILGRETSEATIGYFMPSPIENATIIGMENGFSFDTKIGEPVIPQNLRAKDSPDYPYYLIQFTGPIYTEWKEKLQTIGIKIYAYWPNYAYLVKADHEQLNAIKSLPYVHWIGLFHPAYKININLLNARGTGIISIQLYPDADLNKTLEDIAKTGAKILDFSVSEIGKLVRAEYDLSLVYKIAQIPEVLAIVPWTPDELMNENSQWVCQTGWKSSVPPDTIGRRVWHKGIRGQNMILGFSDTGITTTHIAYSHTGIPISDSGHFASHRKIVAYLLLSGAAFGDVGSTYHGSHVGGTIAGDDSINGGTNVNDGIAYKSRLFFVDIANASGSLVTPTDLTPLYNMFYNDPLFPMRQHSASWGRTGTGYIDRDAFSDAYHWQHKDFLDIFAAGNNGPTYRTITHAAYAKNVVAVGALQNGTSSNQIASFSSRGPTLDLRVKPTVCTPGQNIVSVDGGTTSNYKTLSGTSMATPACNASAGLIRQYLKQGWYPSGSPNPNDTLGYISAALIRAMLIVSADPNVGTYIVPDSNIGFGRVDIDSVLYFAGDTRRLAFWDDTSGLTTGQYKEYYINVYDSTLALRCALVWTDTAAAVGSIPNIVNDLNLQMTNPYGTYYRGNQMSNGQSVTNPANYDNRNVEEVCRINTPRRGIWTIRVSAQNIPYPKQPYALVVTGGMNIEVGIEEKAMPRFDTKTTLARIIPNPASSKVMIQFQISQKTEIALKVFDVSGRLMSTILKGQRESGIYDVEWKIGESIPSGVYFVMLEAENTKQIERLIIVR
- a CDS encoding metallophosphoesterase, which codes for MKILAISDIHGRINYDKKIIDVLSSADLVVISGDITNFGGKKEASIVLNTIKEINANVVAVPGNCDQYEVLDFLKDEGINLHGEIREFKGLLFFGIGGSGYTPFRTPQEYSDEEIERILSNYRRQDGKQIFVSHAPPFNTKVDKTLMGMHVGSKHIREFIEKNQPDLCICGHIHEARNTDRIGRTIIVNPGPFPKFYGMMDITDEIKVELYNA